The segment CACACCAATGTACATCTTTCTGGGTAACCTTGCGCTGATGGATTCCTGTTGTTCCTGTGCCATTACCCCAAAGATGTTAGAGAACTTCTTTTCTAAGGACAGAATGATTTCCCTCAAGGAATGCATGGCACAGTTttactttctctgccttgctgaaACTACAGATAGTGTTCTTCTGGCTGCAATGGCCTATGATCGCTATGTGGCCATATGTAGGCCACTACAGTACCACACCATGATGTCACACAAACTCTGCATTCAGATGACCACAGGGGCCTACATAGCTGGAAACCTGCATTCCATGATTCAGGTAGGGTTTCTGTTTAGGTTAACTTTCTGTGGGTCTCACCAAATCAATCACTTCTTTTGTGATGTTCTTCCATTATACAGACTCTCTTGTGTTGACCCTTATATCAATGAATTGATGATATTTATCTTTTCAGGGTCATTTCAAACTCTCACTATCACAATAGTTATAATATCTTATATTTTCATCCTTTTCACAATTTTCCTAATGAAATCCAAAGAGGGAAGAGGCAAAGCCTTATCTACTTGTGCATCccactttctctctgtctcaatatTCTATGGCTCTCTTCTCTCCATGTACATTCGACCAAGTTCAGTTAAAGAAGGGGATAAAGATATACTCATTTCGGTTTTTTATACTGTAGTAATTCCTTTATTAAACCCTTTTATTTATAGTCTAAGAAATAAGGTAGTAATAAAtgttatgaaaaaaattataaagaagatATCGTAAATACTGAAACAAAACATCTGTGGAAAATTGATTTTAATTtgttaaaacatttttcaagACCAAAGAATGCTGAGAAAGTGGAAATGTCCActtcatatataaatattaattactaAAGCATGCTAGTGTATAAGCCAAATAAGTTCAAAAAGgacatgtattttaaaatctaagCTACTAGCTTCTCACAGGAATGAACTAAATAATGACCTTTGAGGTCACAATTTGGTCAGGATATAGTTAGTTATAATAGTAACTATTTGTTTCAGAGCATAGTTACAATTTTCAACAAATCCAACTATTCTAGGAATATAATTCAATATATATAAAAGTCACCTCCATTTACCTCTGTCAGCAAATTTCTGGAATCCCACAGCATAAATTTAGAAACTCTGGCATATCCCAAGTTCTCAAACATTAATCCCTTCTCAAGCAACACCATGTGACATAAGTAACTATTTCAATTCAATTCTTGACATagagttcatttaaaaattatgtttaaatatcAATTCATGGAGAACAGGTATT is part of the Manis pentadactyla isolate mManPen7 chromosome 1, mManPen7.hap1, whole genome shotgun sequence genome and harbors:
- the LOC118927824 gene encoding olfactory receptor 5K3-like, giving the protein MIENNHSDSITKEFILIGFSDHPELKTILFLVFLTIYLITMVGNLGLVALIYMERHLHTPMYIFLGNLALMDSCCSCAITPKMLENFFSKDRMISLKECMAQFYFLCLAETTDSVLLAAMAYDRYVAICRPLQYHTMMSHKLCIQMTTGAYIAGNLHSMIQVGFLFRLTFCGSHQINHFFCDVLPLYRLSCVDPYINELMIFIFSGSFQTLTITIVIISYIFILFTIFLMKSKEGRGKALSTCASHFLSVSIFYGSLLSMYIRPSSVKEGDKDILISVFYTVVIPLLNPFIYSLRNKVVINVMKKIIKKIS